Proteins found in one Campylobacter concisus genomic segment:
- a CDS encoding MlaE family ABC transporter permease, producing the protein MQKKNDVIFVVANGAQTIKFIGEFSYKDAKNLQSIFKKIQKLSGNVKFDFSELKSIDYAVLILLKNTLNGKKFEIITNDEKIKAMGDLLNDEKIDFNYMPPHNSLNFFSRLGEKICEGFVNLAEFGTFLGEFLIKSVKILFNPASLRFREFSNYIKDGGVNAVFIVSLTAFLIGVVLAYLGSAMLASFGASIFIVEIMGMLTLREVAPLIAAIVIAGRSASSFTAQIGAMKLTEEIDAMKTMGFEPFNFLVLPRIIAMVLCVPVIIFIADAISILGQMIICQTILDISFSDYLNRFREMVELRHFAVGMIKAPFFGAVIAIIGCMRGFGVSQNAQSLGAMTTVSVVNAIFWVIALDAFFAIIFMWLKI; encoded by the coding sequence TTGCAAAAGAAAAATGATGTCATTTTTGTAGTGGCAAATGGTGCTCAGACTATAAAATTTATAGGTGAGTTTAGCTATAAAGACGCAAAAAATTTACAAAGCATTTTTAAAAAAATCCAAAAACTTAGCGGTAATGTTAAATTTGACTTTAGCGAGCTAAAGAGCATTGATTATGCTGTTTTGATCCTTTTAAAAAACACGCTAAATGGCAAGAAATTTGAGATCATCACAAATGACGAGAAGATAAAGGCAATGGGCGATCTTTTAAATGATGAAAAGATTGACTTTAACTACATGCCGCCGCACAATAGTCTAAATTTCTTTTCACGTCTTGGTGAAAAAATTTGTGAAGGTTTTGTGAATTTAGCTGAGTTTGGCACATTCTTGGGCGAATTTTTAATAAAAAGCGTAAAAATTTTATTTAATCCAGCCAGTCTTAGATTTAGGGAATTTAGTAACTACATAAAAGATGGCGGCGTAAATGCCGTTTTTATCGTATCCCTCACCGCTTTTTTGATAGGTGTCGTGCTTGCGTATCTTGGTAGTGCGATGCTTGCAAGCTTTGGGGCAAGTATATTTATAGTAGAGATCATGGGTATGCTAACGCTTAGAGAGGTGGCCCCACTCATCGCTGCTATCGTCATCGCGGGTAGATCAGCCTCTAGTTTTACTGCTCAAATTGGCGCTATGAAGCTAACTGAGGAAATAGATGCGATGAAGACAATGGGCTTTGAGCCATTTAACTTCTTGGTCTTGCCGCGCATCATCGCGATGGTGCTTTGCGTGCCTGTCATTATCTTTATAGCTGACGCGATAAGCATCTTAGGACAGATGATCATTTGCCAAACGATACTTGATATCAGCTTTAGCGACTATCTAAATAGATTTCGCGAGATGGTCGAGCTTAGGCATTTTGCTGTTGGTATGATAAAAGCTCCATTTTTTGGCGCAGTAATAGCAATAATTGGCTGCATGAGAGGATTTGGCGTGAGCCAAAACGCCCAAAGCCTTGGAGCAATGACAACAGTTAGCGTCGTAAATGCGATATTTTGGGTCATCGCGCTTGATGCATTTTTTGCGATAATTTTTATGTGGCTAAAGATATGA
- a CDS encoding COG3400 family protein, translating to MKKILIIADGTFARNFLNRLLETKSNLHHYIVVSSEDYSQKSNYENFTFYQFDPTSLSKLKSVSDGYFSQFCIVCDDKNEAIAVYENLRQISTKTETVFMSSWELDEKCKEIFASDKHLSVVDIRDIAASRLMDYLPDLPVLADNIGLSEGEIMEVKVPIGSSYMYRHISSVAQKKWRIALIYRGSEIILPKPNVMIQPSDILLIVGDPNVLQNVYRSIKRESGQFPSPFGSNIYVLIDMISMDKERVNKLIKDSLYLHSKLNNKRLFFRVINPTLGENLDTLKAIKEKNIIVLMDYFNSNNKSIKYDVLKHDIGLILSDDKYFFKFKKLFYELKLPVLKTGKILLSNIKEGVILGDQSQEVENQSAVITDCCAQLDLEMKFYYFDNKHSDDEALREHFESISALFSKRIKIENHNLKNPLVKLKNTKDLLHFVMFTKSVANGGAFAFLSTNLNRLYKKLSQNAQLFVPVSE from the coding sequence ATGAAGAAAATTTTAATAATCGCAGATGGAACTTTCGCAAGAAATTTTTTAAACAGACTGCTTGAAACAAAATCAAATTTGCATCACTATATCGTTGTTTCAAGTGAGGATTACAGTCAAAAATCAAATTATGAAAATTTTACATTTTACCAGTTTGACCCAACTAGCCTCTCAAAGCTAAAAAGCGTGAGCGATGGCTATTTTAGTCAGTTTTGTATAGTTTGTGATGATAAAAATGAGGCGATTGCTGTTTATGAAAATTTAAGACAGATCAGCACAAAGACCGAGACTGTTTTTATGAGCTCATGGGAGCTTGATGAAAAATGTAAAGAAATATTTGCTAGTGATAAACACTTAAGTGTGGTTGATATCAGAGATATTGCAGCATCAAGGCTTATGGACTATTTACCAGATTTGCCGGTTTTAGCTGATAATATCGGACTTAGTGAGGGTGAGATCATGGAAGTTAAGGTGCCAATAGGTAGCTCTTATATGTATCGTCATATCAGCTCGGTAGCTCAGAAAAAATGGCGAATAGCTCTCATATATCGAGGCAGCGAGATCATCTTGCCAAAGCCAAATGTAATGATACAGCCAAGCGATATATTACTAATCGTTGGTGATCCAAATGTGCTTCAAAATGTTTACCGCTCGATTAAGCGTGAAAGTGGGCAGTTTCCAAGTCCATTTGGTAGCAATATCTATGTGCTGATCGATATGATCTCAATGGATAAAGAACGTGTTAACAAGCTCATAAAGGATAGCTTGTATTTGCATTCAAAGCTAAATAATAAACGCCTTTTTTTTAGAGTGATAAATCCAACTTTAGGTGAAAATTTAGATACTTTAAAAGCGATAAAAGAGAAAAACATCATCGTTTTGATGGATTATTTTAATAGTAATAACAAATCTATAAAATATGATGTTTTAAAGCACGACATCGGCCTAATCTTAAGCGATGATAAGTACTTTTTTAAATTTAAAAAGCTATTTTATGAGCTAAAACTTCCAGTGCTAAAAACAGGCAAAATTTTGCTCTCAAATATAAAAGAGGGCGTGATACTAGGCGATCAAAGTCAAGAAGTGGAGAATCAATCAGCCGTGATAACAGACTGCTGTGCACAGCTTGATTTGGAGATGAAATTTTACTATTTTGATAATAAGCATAGCGATGATGAGGCGTTAAGAGAGCATTTTGAGAGCATTAGCGCGCTATTTTCTAAGCGTATAAAGATAGAAAATCACAATCTTAAAAATCCGCTTGTAAAACTAAAAAATACAAAAGATTTGCTTCATTTTGTAATGTTTACTAAAAGCGTGGCAAATGGTGGGGCATTTGCCTTTTTATCGACAAATTTAAATAGGCTTTATAAAAAACTGAGCCAAAACGCACAGCTTTTTGTGCCAGTAAGTGAGTAA
- the aroB gene encoding 3-dehydroquinate synthase: MQINLNLKEKASSYKIYINELERLEIKGKVGIVTNAKVAGLHLEKLLSVLKCDEKFIISVPDGEEYKNLKTLEQILEQLFVSKFDRSSTLIAFGGGVISDMTGFAASIYERGINFINIPTTLLAQVDASVGGKTGVNNKFGKNLIGSFYQPKAVFCEINFLRTLPKREFAAGVAEALKMAITFDKEMFDWLKSVNLDDENLAKLVEKSVILKAKVVEQDEKEKGLRAILNYGHTFAHVIENETNYKEFLHGEAVAIGMNMANRLSVKLGLMSEVDAEEIRQVLVKFGLPVNYKIENEYAFYEAFFMDKKTKDDKINFIIADKIGSAIIKNDVKKEDVLKILREFK, encoded by the coding sequence ATGCAGATAAATTTAAATCTTAAAGAAAAAGCATCAAGCTATAAAATTTATATAAACGAGCTTGAGAGATTAGAAATAAAAGGCAAGGTTGGCATCGTTACAAACGCTAAAGTAGCGGGGCTTCATCTTGAAAAGCTACTTAGTGTTTTGAAGTGTGATGAGAAATTTATCATAAGTGTGCCTGACGGTGAAGAGTATAAAAATTTAAAGACGTTAGAGCAAATTTTAGAGCAGCTTTTTGTGAGCAAATTTGATCGCTCATCTACGCTAATCGCCTTTGGTGGTGGTGTCATAAGCGATATGACCGGCTTTGCGGCAAGCATCTATGAAAGAGGGATAAATTTCATAAATATCCCAACTACGCTTCTAGCGCAAGTCGATGCGAGTGTGGGCGGAAAGACCGGTGTAAATAATAAATTTGGTAAAAATTTAATAGGCTCTTTTTATCAGCCAAAGGCGGTTTTTTGTGAGATAAATTTCTTAAGGACATTGCCAAAGAGAGAATTTGCAGCTGGCGTGGCTGAGGCTTTAAAAATGGCGATAACTTTTGATAAAGAGATGTTTGATTGGCTAAAAAGCGTAAATTTAGATGATGAAAACTTAGCTAAGCTGGTTGAAAAGTCGGTAATTTTAAAAGCAAAAGTGGTTGAACAAGATGAGAAAGAAAAAGGGCTAAGAGCCATCCTAAACTACGGCCATACCTTTGCTCACGTTATAGAAAATGAGACAAATTATAAAGAATTTTTACACGGCGAAGCAGTAGCAATAGGTATGAATATGGCAAATCGCTTAAGTGTAAAACTAGGGCTCATGAGCGAGGTAGATGCCGAAGAGATCAGACAGGTTTTGGTAAAATTTGGCCTTCCAGTAAACTACAAAATAGAAAATGAATATGCATTTTACGAGGCATTTTTTATGGATAAAAAGACAAAAGATGATAAGATAAATTTCATCATTGCAGATAAAATCGGCAGTGCGATCATAAAAAATGACGTCAAAAAAGAAGATGTTTTAAAAATTTTAAGAGAATTTAAATGA
- a CDS encoding ABC transporter ATP-binding protein has product MNEIIVGKNITTSYGDKIMHDNVSWSVKEAEIYGFLGGSGAGKTTLMKTMIYLKKPSEGDIFFDGVNMWKSSQEEQQEIKLKSGTMFQFGALYSSMTILDNVGVLLYEYSKFNKRQIDEIAMFWIQKVGLKKEVSMLYPSELSGGMKKRAALARALVLSPRVLFLDEPNSGLDPVSSRQMDALIKELRDSIGVTVVMVTHDADSIFDILDRFLIIDNKKIVFEGNIKELEYLKNNPLEELFKMRKK; this is encoded by the coding sequence ATGAACGAGATAATAGTTGGAAAAAACATAACGACAAGTTATGGCGATAAGATAATGCACGATAATGTGAGCTGGAGCGTCAAAGAGGCTGAAATTTACGGCTTTTTAGGCGGCAGTGGTGCTGGAAAAACGACGCTTATGAAGACGATGATATATCTAAAAAAGCCAAGCGAGGGCGATATATTTTTTGATGGCGTCAATATGTGGAAAAGTAGTCAAGAGGAGCAGCAAGAGATAAAGCTAAAAAGCGGGACGATGTTTCAGTTTGGCGCACTTTATAGCTCGATGACGATCCTTGACAATGTGGGTGTTTTGCTCTATGAGTACTCTAAATTTAACAAACGTCAGATCGATGAGATAGCGATGTTTTGGATACAAAAAGTGGGGCTTAAAAAAGAGGTATCTATGCTTTATCCAAGTGAGCTAAGTGGCGGTATGAAAAAGCGTGCTGCGCTAGCAAGAGCCTTGGTGCTAAGCCCTAGAGTGCTATTTTTAGATGAGCCAAATAGTGGCCTCGATCCAGTTAGCTCACGCCAAATGGACGCGCTCATAAAAGAGCTTCGTGATAGCATCGGTGTGACTGTTGTCATGGTGACTCATGATGCTGATAGTATTTTTGATATTTTGGATAGATTTTTGATAATAGATAACAAAAAAATAGTCTTTGAGGGAAATATAAAAGAGCTTGAATATCTTAAAAACAACCCACTTGAAGAGCTATTTAAAATGAGGAAAAAGTAG
- a CDS encoding MlaD family protein, translating into MENRNSYTIVGMFFMACLTAFAIFIWWMTSKNNTKVDFKEYYIHTTELPSGLKVDSTVKFIGVPAGSVSDINFVDDKNALINITMKIREDLPIKADSVASIEVQAISGVASINISRGTKDFASGQKPILQLEESLFSKLGNNAENITLKINQTLDKVDNFFSPENIAHVESVLKNIDKFTQVLTDEEGLSEVDSIVKNVKNFTDTLNKTDTKELAKNLNRLISNANQVFVSANSAITGYNLLQELITKKAKDGEYDLRNTVGPLLREASDFLNGFDKTLREFRGALQRLEDNPYEFFFTNPVPNDKGDKK; encoded by the coding sequence ATGGAAAATAGAAATTCTTATACCATTGTTGGCATGTTTTTTATGGCTTGCCTTACAGCATTTGCGATATTTATTTGGTGGATGACTAGTAAAAATAATACAAAGGTTGATTTTAAAGAGTACTACATCCACACGACTGAGCTGCCAAGTGGATTAAAGGTCGATTCTACGGTTAAATTTATCGGTGTGCCAGCCGGAAGTGTTAGTGATATAAATTTTGTCGATGATAAAAACGCTCTTATAAACATCACAATGAAAATTAGAGAAGATCTGCCGATAAAGGCCGATAGCGTGGCAAGTATAGAAGTTCAGGCTATTAGCGGCGTTGCTAGTATAAACATAAGCCGTGGTACAAAAGACTTTGCATCAGGTCAAAAGCCTATCTTACAGCTTGAAGAGAGCCTCTTTTCAAAGCTTGGAAATAACGCTGAAAACATCACCTTAAAGATAAATCAAACACTTGATAAAGTCGATAACTTTTTTTCGCCTGAAAATATCGCTCACGTAGAGTCAGTCCTTAAAAATATCGATAAATTTACACAAGTTTTAACAGACGAAGAGGGATTAAGCGAGGTTGATAGTATCGTTAAAAATGTAAAAAATTTTACAGATACTTTAAACAAAACCGATACAAAAGAATTGGCTAAAAATTTAAACAGACTAATTTCAAATGCAAACCAAGTTTTTGTATCGGCAAATTCGGCTATTACCGGATATAATTTGCTGCAAGAGCTCATCACAAAAAAAGCTAAAGATGGTGAATACGACCTTAGAAATACGGTTGGACCGTTATTAAGAGAAGCGAGTGATTTCTTAAATGGATTTGACAAGACGCTTCGCGAATTTAGAGGCGCACTTCAAAGGCTTGAAGATAATCCTTACGAGTTTTTCTTCACAAATCCAGTGCCAAATGACAAAGGAGATAAAAAATGA
- a CDS encoding ABC-type transport auxiliary lipoprotein family protein, which produces MRNLIFLTAMLLFLGCSLKTDVPVATMYEIHYSNKACSAENKQKELKNVFIENVSALDMVDTRKILIVAENNKIRYLSDAKFVSEPSEMVYKSLVKGLYLNCAAKPIFSPNAKDLRLKVSIISLQIRGDKAEVSLAYELFNANTSLKSGMITKEIFCPDRSSSTIFDTINKATNLAIDTLISEIIS; this is translated from the coding sequence ATGAGAAATTTAATCTTTCTAACGGCTATGCTTTTATTTCTTGGCTGCTCGCTAAAGACAGATGTGCCAGTTGCAACGATGTATGAAATTCACTATTCAAATAAGGCTTGCTCAGCTGAAAATAAACAAAAAGAGCTAAAAAATGTCTTCATCGAAAATGTAAGCGCTCTTGATATGGTCGATACTAGAAAAATTTTGATCGTAGCTGAGAATAATAAAATCAGATACCTAAGCGATGCTAAATTTGTATCTGAGCCAAGCGAAATGGTCTATAAATCTCTTGTAAAAGGGCTTTATTTAAACTGCGCTGCAAAGCCGATATTTTCGCCAAATGCAAAAGATCTTAGGCTAAAAGTGAGCATTATATCTCTTCAGATAAGAGGTGACAAAGCCGAAGTCTCGCTAGCTTATGAGCTATTTAATGCAAACACTTCGCTAAAATCTGGCATGATCACGAAAGAAATTTTTTGTCCAGATCGAAGCTCAAGTACTATTTTTGATACGATAAATAAGGCTACAAATTTAGCAATCGATACGCTAATCTCTGAAATAATCTCTTAA